One Halolamina litorea genomic window carries:
- a CDS encoding ornithine cyclodeaminase family protein, which yields MRVLSDDDVASLLDLGELLPEVERALRKQGRGETERPERPHFPVGAGLDGEEPLGTGLTMPAYIHGDDHYATKLASVHERNADRGLPTVQAQIVLTDARTGEPAGLLAGTRITNARTGCIGGLSAKRLAPGDGAVRLGIIGAGTQARWQARAIDAARGVERARVYSPSESREACAADLRGAGIDAGAVDSPRAAVSNADVVVTATTATEPVFPGDALAPGTLVVAVGAYTAEMRELDEATVSRAARLFADVPEEAAGTGDFPAHDASAFTPLSAVVAGSAGRESADDVLVVGSVGSAVLDAAAATALFERAVSEHVGRRLPL from the coding sequence ATGCGCGTGCTCTCCGACGACGACGTTGCGAGCCTGCTGGACCTCGGGGAACTGCTACCGGAGGTCGAGCGGGCCCTCCGCAAACAGGGCCGCGGCGAGACCGAACGGCCGGAGCGCCCCCACTTCCCGGTCGGCGCCGGGCTCGACGGTGAGGAGCCGCTCGGGACGGGGCTCACGATGCCGGCGTACATCCACGGCGACGACCACTACGCTACCAAGCTTGCGAGTGTCCACGAGAGGAACGCCGACCGCGGGCTGCCGACGGTGCAAGCCCAGATCGTACTCACCGACGCCCGAACCGGGGAGCCGGCCGGGCTGCTGGCTGGTACCCGGATCACGAACGCCCGGACCGGCTGTATCGGCGGGCTGTCGGCGAAACGGCTGGCGCCCGGTGACGGGGCGGTCCGGCTGGGGATCATCGGCGCCGGCACACAGGCCCGTTGGCAGGCGCGGGCTATCGACGCCGCTCGGGGCGTGGAGCGAGCGCGGGTCTACTCGCCGAGTGAGTCGCGGGAGGCGTGTGCTGCGGACCTCCGAGGGGCGGGTATCGACGCCGGGGCGGTTGACTCCCCCCGAGCGGCAGTCTCGAACGCGGACGTGGTGGTCACGGCGACGACGGCGACCGAGCCGGTGTTCCCCGGCGACGCACTGGCACCGGGAACCCTCGTCGTCGCCGTCGGCGCGTACACTGCCGAGATGCGCGAACTGGACGAGGCGACAGTCTCGCGGGCCGCGCGACTGTTCGCGGACGTTCCCGAAGAGGCGGCGGGGACCGGCGACTTCCCAGCCCACGACGCGTCGGCGTTCACGCCGCTATCGGCGGTCGTTGCGGGGTCTGCGGGGCGGGAATCGGCGGACGACGTGCTCGTGGTCGGCTCAGTCGGCTCGGCCGTGCTCGATGCCGCGGCGGCGACGGCGCTGTTCGAGCGGGCTGTATCGGAACACGTCGGGCGTCGGCTCCCCCTTTGA
- a CDS encoding HalX domain-containing protein: MSEDLPLVLVVEDESDLADLYAAWLGNSYRVRTAYGGREALENLDAEVDVVLLDRRMPGLSGDEVLDAIGERGIDCQVAMVTAVEPDFDVLQMGFDDYLVKPVAREELLDTVGDLERRSTYDAGVQELFSLASKKALLESEKTDTELDENAEYQELEARLAELREDLDTTISSMDDQKAFDSLFREFEEVDDPFDDGVERSAGDVDEDPFGGVQE, translated from the coding sequence ATGAGCGAAGACCTCCCTCTCGTGCTCGTCGTCGAGGACGAGTCCGATCTGGCCGATCTCTATGCCGCGTGGCTCGGCAATAGCTACCGCGTTCGCACCGCGTACGGCGGTCGCGAAGCCCTCGAGAACCTCGACGCCGAGGTGGACGTGGTGCTGCTCGACCGGCGCATGCCCGGCCTCTCGGGCGACGAGGTGCTCGACGCCATCGGCGAGCGCGGCATCGACTGTCAGGTCGCGATGGTGACCGCGGTCGAACCCGACTTCGACGTGCTCCAGATGGGCTTCGACGACTACCTCGTCAAGCCGGTCGCCCGGGAGGAGCTTCTCGACACCGTCGGCGACTTAGAGCGCCGAAGTACGTACGACGCCGGGGTCCAAGAGCTGTTCTCGCTGGCCTCGAAGAAGGCGCTGCTCGAGTCCGAGAAGACCGACACCGAACTCGACGAGAACGCGGAGTACCAGGAGCTCGAAGCCCGTCTGGCCGAACTCCGCGAGGACCTCGACACGACCATCTCCTCGATGGATGATCAGAAGGCCTTCGACTCGCTGTTCCGCGAGTTCGAGGAGGTCGACGACCCCTTCGACGACGGCGTCGAGCGGTCGGCCGGTGACGTCGACGAGGACCCCTTCGGCGGCGTCCAGGAGTAG